The genomic DNA AAAGTAATAAACTGCCCATCCGGCGAGTATCTCAAACCGTGACCAACAAATGTGGTATCATACGTCATGATCCGCTGCTTGTCCGAGCCATCCACATTCATGGTGTACCAATCGCCATATTGGTCAAACGTGCTGTCGAGGGAGTAATCGGACTGAAACAGAATCTTCTGACCGTCGGGAGACCAATCAGAAATATAATCGCTATAGATATTATCAGTTATCCTGGTCTCTTTGATCCCATCGGTCGTATCAAGGTCGATGATAAATATTTCCGTATTAAGTCCACCGATCTCGCAATTTATACAGCGCGAGAACGCAATCTTATCCCCATCCGGTGAGCAGCCCCGGTCAGGGTATTTTCCTTAACCCGCAGGGTGTCGCCGAACTGTGTTGTTGTGGTCGTCCACCTAAACTGAGCGGCAGATTGAGTGGCTAAGCTAAGCCAGCTGAAGACTACTATCAGTACAATACATTTGTTTCTCAACATCTTATCCCCTCCATTCTTTGTTTTAGACACACATTCGGTCAAGATCCGAGCTAAAGACGATATGTGCCGATGCGATTCAAGTCATAGGATAGATAAGCCTATCAGCGCCAGTCGGTTACATTATTAATGATATCGGTAGAATCATCAAAGGTGATCTGGGTAAGCCCGGTCCCGTCCGTATTGATAACATGGATATTCGCCCACTCTTTGCGTTGATCATCTCTTCCGAATTGTCCATACTGTGTAAATGCTATTCTTAAAGCATCAGGGGACCAGCGAAACGAGCCGATCTTGTTGTCTCCAGATGGTGTTATTAACTCCGGATTCGCACTATCGGGACTGATGATATAGATGTCTCGATATAGTCCAACGGTGGAATATGCGATTTTCTTATTATCACTTGACCATTTCGCGTCGTATTCCCGAATATCCTTTGTATCGGTGATCTGCTTGATCAGATTACCGTTCAAGTCCATCTCATACAGTTCATAGCTTTCAGGCCGGGACG from Candidatus Neomarinimicrobiota bacterium includes the following:
- a CDS encoding TolB family protein, producing MEWFEIYILDKSGNHRYRLTWNGQHPVWSPDGKQIAFERQDAIGNYEGIYIIDADGTDERRLNRDPYTIVHIWDWSDDGQRLLVTGEKYVAGSSRPESYELYEMDLNGNLIKQITDTKDIREYDAKWSSDNKKIAYSTVGLYRDIYIISPDSANPELITPSGDNKIGSFRWSPDALRIAFTQYGQFGRDDQRKEWANIHVINTDGTGLTQITFDDSTDIINNVTDWR